The nucleotide sequence TTTCCGTTTGGCTGTTGGCCGGAACGCCTTCTTCGTCCAAGTAACCGTCGTACTGACCGCGAACGGTGTGGTTGGCAAAATCGCCGCCGGTCATCGGGCGGATGCTGTGCAGCACCTTGACCTTTTCGTCGCGATTCATCGTCGAATCGTATTTCGCCGGCGGTTCCATCGCCGTGATCATCATCAGTTGCAACAGGTGATTCTGGAACATGTCGCGCAAGATGCCCGACGTGTCGTAATACCCGGCACGACGACCGATAACGACCTCCTCGGCCACCGTGATTTGGACGTGATCGACGTAGTTTCGATTCCACAGCGGTTCGAAAATCGTGTTCCCGAAACGCATCGCGAAGATGTTTTGAACCGTTTCTTTGCCCAAGTAATGATCGATACGATAGATCTGGTCTTCGCGAAAGACTTGGTGAATGGACTCGTTCAGTTTGCGGGCCGATTTCAAATCCGTACCGAACGGTTTTTCGATGATCACCCGACGATAGCCATCGCTGTCATCGGCCAACCCGGCGGCGCCAAGCTGACGAATGGCTTCTTCGTACAACTGGGGCATCGTCGACAGATAATACAGCCGTCCGTCGGCCGGCGTGTCTTCGATCTCGCTTAGAAACCCCGCCAATGCCGTGAAGTCTTCGGCGCTCTTGATGTCACCGGGTTGATAGAAGACGTGCTGACTGAATTGGTCCCACGTTTCGGCATCGAACAACTTGGGTGAAAACTTGGCCGTCGTTTCCCGCAGCGAATCCCGCCACTGCTGGTGTTCGAACTTGCTGCGTGACACGCCGACAATTCGCGTCGTCTTGGCCAAGCGTTTCTTGGCAAACATGCTATACAAGGCGGGAATCAGTTTTCGACTGGTCAGGTCGCCCGAAGCGCCAAAGATCACGATCGTGTCGGTCATGGTTCGCGATTGCTCCATCGGTTCCAAAAACGTCATCGATGCGAAACGGAACGATCCGCCGCTGCGTCCGCAGGATAGGCGACCAATCGTCGCAGCGGAACGGCACCAATTTTTGAAACGGCCGCCGGAAAGGTTCGCCCCATGCTTCAGCGTTTGGCCATCGCCGCGGTGCGAATGTATCAGACCACCATCAGCCCACTGATCGGTGCCAGTTGCCGCTACACGCCCACGTGCAGCGAATACACCGTCCAAGCGATTCAGAAATACGGTTTGTGCCGGGGAATTTGGAAAGGCGTCTGCCGCATCGCGCGGTGCCATCCTTTTTCCCGCGGCGGATATGACCCGCCCTGAAAATAGGACAGACCGCTCCGCCCGCGCTCCACAACTCTCACGGCCCGATTCCCTGGCCACCCGGCATACGTATGCGGCCAGCGATGAAAGCGCCGGCGGATGAAAGCGGACCGCCTGTGGTGCATAATGGGCGTTCTCGGCCGCGACGCGTGCCGCCCTACCTGAAACTTCGGTTTTCAATTCCCCAACATCTCTCCTGCCAGGATTTCACCGCCGTGACCCGGAAAGCTCTCGCCAAAACCTTGCCCCAACGCCTGTCTCGTCGCCAGTTCCATGGCATCGCCGGATCGGCGGCCGCATTGATGGTCCATTCGTCGGTATCGGCCGACAGCCCCAGCGGCGATATCGGCGTCGCGGTCTGCGGTGTCAACGGACGTGGCGGCAGCCACCTGGCCGCGTTCATGAAAGAACCGCGCACGGTCGTCAACGTGATCGTCGACATCGACGAAGCGGTGGGACAAAAACGTGCCAGCGAGGTCGAACGACAACAGGGCAAACGTCCCGTCGTGATCTCCGACGTCCGTGAAGCGGTCCAGCGGGATGACGTCAAAGTCGTCAGTTGTGCGACGCCGAACCACTGGCACGCATTGATCGGCGTTCTGGCGATGCAAAACGGCAAAGACGTCTATCTGGAAAAACCCATCAGCCACAACGTTCAAGAAGGCAGCGCCCTGGTGGCCGCCGCCAAGAAGTACGGCCGCATGTTGCAAACCGGCACCCAATGCCGCAGCAGCACCGCGTGCCAGGACGCAGTCGAGTTCATCAGGTCGGGCGGAATCGGCGAAGTCAAATTTGCACGCGGCCTGTGTTACAAACGCCGCAAGTCAATTGGCGCGTTGGGCGATTACGAGATCCCCGAACAAGTCGACTTTGATCTGTGGAGCGGTCCGGCCACGTTGACGGATCCCAAACTGACTCGGCAACGCTTCCATTACGATTGGCACTGGCAACGTCACTACGGCAACGGCGACTTGGGTAACCAAGGTCCCCACCAAACCGACATCGCGCGTTGGGGCTTGGGCGTCGACGTCCAACCCAATTCGATCCTGACCTATGGCGGTCGGCTGGGCTATCAAGCCGAACGTAACGACCCCAGCTATGTCGATGCCGGCGACACCGGAAACACCGAAGTTTCCATCTACGATTACGGCGATAAGTGCATCGTTTTCGAAACACGTGGTCTGTCAGTGGACAATTCCGCCGACGACGAAATCAACAAGCTATTCGGATTCTCCAAGGGCAACAAGATCGGCGTGATCTTCTACGGCAGCGAAGGATACTTGGCCCAAACCAGCTATGGCAGCTGCGAGGCGTTCGACAAGAACATGAATTCGATCAAGAAGTTCGGTCACCAGTCGAAGTACGGCGATGGGTTCAACCTGAACGACGATCACTTCATGAATTTCCTGGACGCCGTGCAAACCCGTGACGCTTCGGTGCTGCACGCCGACGCGAATACCGGCCACCTGTCGGCATCGGTCAGCCACCTGGGCAACATTTCGTACTACTTGGGTGAAGACAACAAGGTTTCACCGGACGAACTGAAGCAACAACTGGCCAGTGTGAAGAGCCTGGATGACAACATCGAAACGGCCAATCGCACCTTGAAGCATTTGACCGACAACGGCGTTGACCTGGACAAGTATCCGGTTTCATTGGGACCGCTGTTGAAGTTCGATCCGGAAACTGAAAAGTTCCTGAACAACGACCAGGCCAACGAATTGCTGACGCGGCAGTACCGCGACGGTTTTGAGGTCCCCGCACCGGCGGACGTTTGATCCGACCGCCCGCGATCCAGGTGGCTCCGGTCGTCTACAACGACCGGAGATAACTGATCCCGTCGGCCATTTCCGCCATCGCCGATTCGTCCGGCATGTCGGCGCGGCCGACAACAAAAGGGCCGCGATAGGGCAAATCTTCCAGTCGCCCCAGCAAGTTTGGAAAGTCCGCGGTCCCCTGACCTAAGGGGACCATCAATCCGCGGCCGGCGGCAAAATCCAGCACGCCGTCGACGGCGCAGACTAAGTGGATCCGATTGCCCAGCGCCGCGATCGCTTCATCGACATCAAATCGGTTGATGATCAATTGGCCGGGGTTCAACGCGGCGGCAATGAACGCTTGGTCGGACAGCCGCAGCATGCTTTCCAAATCGGGCCCGCTTTCGGATCCCGTTTCAGCGGCCAAGACCGCGCCGACGCGTGCGCCATAGCGTCCCAGGTCATCCAGGACCAATTGCAACTGCTGCATCTCCGGCGACAACGGCTGCGGCGTCTCTTCATCGCCATCGGTTTGTGGCATCGGTTGAACACGCCCGATTTGGTTGACCACCACCGGTGCCCCCAAGCGATAGGCGAACGACAACGCCTGCTTTGTCGCGTCGACGCGCCGTTCTAAATCACTCGGGTTGTCATATCCGCGCCGCGTTTGAAACCGGATCGCTGCGACCCTCAAATTCAAATCATCCAGCATTTTCCGCAATTGCCGAACGCCCGTGTCCGATAATTCCGAAGGCCGGACCGTCTGTCGGGCACAAAGTTCCACGGCATCGACCCGCAATGCCGCCGCGGCGATCAATGCTTTCTTGAGCCCGCCGGGGCGTCGGGTATCGATCGGAATGGCGTCCAGACGGACGGCCAGTTTCAGTTCTGCCATCGTTTTGGTCGGAAAAAAGAAGATTCCGGATTGTTCAGTTTCATGCTGCGGTGACGTCGCCCTGTCGTTTCCCTCAAGGATCGCGGCGAGGCAACCAGTCGACCGCCCACCGTTGTTTCATCCACATTCGTTTCACGCCAGACGCTGAAAGCCAACTTTGACCGCTCGGACGTCCCATGACCGCCGATGCGATACGTCGCGACGGTTGATGTCGACGACGACGCCGAAGGTCTGGAATTTCTTGCTGAGCGTATGGGCGGCGAAATTGGATCGGTGCCGACCGTCAATCCTAAGATCGCACCGGCGGTCCGACCATCAGGGATCACCTCTGCGCCGGGTCATGATCCTGATCGCAGGGCTCGTGTTCATGACCACCGGCAGTTTCGGCGTTGCCCAAGACCCCGCGGTGTCGTTTGAAAAGCGTGGTGACAACGATGCGTATCAAAACCGATTGACCGAATTGCTGTTCGGCAAACAAAGTCGGATGCCCGTTCGAATCAGCAGTTCGGCGCCGCTGCGTGGCCCCGACGTTCACGAAGGTCCGGCAGGTCTGAAGGGCTACGTTTGGGATTTCGGACGCACCAACGACAACGACCACGACCTTTGGCCCGACGGCTGGGGACGGCGTGAAGGCCGGGGATATCCCAACTACATCGAAATCGGAATCGAATCGGCCGGCAATCCGACAACCACTCTGCTTCGCAACATCGACGCTTGGTTGCTGGGACAGGAGGCCTACATCGACGTTTGGCAATGGGTGCGAAAAAACGTGCCCTTGGTCGCCTTGATCCAACCGCCGTCGCCGCAGCCGATCGTCATGATCAACCGGTTTGCCACCCATCCGGTGTTGCCGATCCTGCCGCCAACGCTGCCCGACTTGGCCGAAGACAACTATTTGCGGTTCCAGATGAACGGCGGCTTGGCAGAAGTCTGGTCCACGGTGGTGCCGACCAACCGGGCCTATCAGTACCAGTTCCGTTGTCGGGCAAAAACCACCGGATTGAAACACGATCAGGCGATCGCCGAATTGGTTTTCTTGGATGAAGCCGATCGAGAAGTGGACGTCCATGCGATGTCACCGATCACCGGCACCACGCCCTGGACCCAATACCAGATCGATCATATCCGTCCGCCCCAAACCGCATCCAAGATGCTGGTCCGTCTGCGCATCGAAGGCTCCGGGGACGGACTGCAGGACATTCGAGGCGAAATCGGATTCGACGAGATTCACATCGAACAGTTTCCGCAATTGCGAGTGGAAACGGATCGCGAACGCGGCGTTTACTGGGTGGACCAGCCGATCGACGTCACCGCTCGCGTGATGGGTCTGGGACACCACAACTTTTCGATTCGTTTCCGGATGCTGGATCAGTACGACCGCGAAATCGCAACCAAGCTGGTGCCCATTCGCCCCGGTGCCGCCTTTGTCGCCCGCGACTCCGGTGCAAACCCCAGTAACGCACCTTCCGATGCGAATCGTCTGATGGTTCGGCTGACCAGCCGCGACGACGTCCGCGTGGACTGGTCACCACCATTGCCGCCGCCGGGCTTTTATCGGTTCACCGCCGCGTTGGAAGACGGCCACCGGACCAGCTTGGCCAGTGAAACCACGGTCGCGGTCATCGATCGTTTGGTCGATCGTCCGGTCCGCGGCCCGTATGGATGGACGCTGGATAACTTTTCCGCCCGAACGGAAGACCGCCCTGATTTTTCGCCCGAATCGATCACTCAGTGGCTCCAGGCGTTGGGTGTTTCGCGAGTCAAAATCCCGGCTTGGCTTGGCCCTGATGATCACGAGGGTGCCGAACGTTTGACGCAACTGTTCCGCCGACTGCAGGATGCCGGCATCCAAACGGTGGGCATGCTGGACGTCCCACCCCGCAGCCGCCTGTCGATGTACGACCTGCGCGGTGCCGATGACGAAGTTGCCGCACAGTTGTTCCGAGATGAAAAGGTCTGGCAATCGGAATTGGAACCGGTGATGACGCGGTTGACTTTGAAGTGCCGGGTCTGGCAATTGGGGGCCGACGGGGACCACAGCTTCCTGGGTCGCCCCGGACTGCGTGATTCGGTCCAGGAGATTTCGCGTGGGTTGCAAGGATTCGGCCAGCCACTGGATCTGGCGTTGTCATGGCCTTGGTTGGAACCGTTGCCGCCGCCGGAAGAAACGTCTTGGCAAGCCAATTGCCGAACGTTGGATCTGCCAATGACCAACGATGAATTGCACGAAGTCCTCACGCGAAACGAATCGACTCGCAAGCTGGGACCGCGGACGTGGATGCTGATGGACCCGATTCGCAAGGACCAGTATTCACGTGACGCACGCATTCTGGATCTGGTGTTGCGGATGGCGACGATTCGAAATCACCGTGTGGAAGCTTCCTTTGTCAGCCGACCAACCGATACCGAAAGCGGACTGTTGCGTCCCAACGGGCGCCCCGGCGAACTGTTGCTGCCCTGGCGTACGACGTCACGTTTGCTGGGCGATCTGCGATACATCGGTTCGATCGAAATGCGCAGCGGCGCCCAAAACGCGGTCTTCGCCGGCAACGGCCGCGCCGTGATGATGGTCTGGTCGGACCAGCCGACCCAAGAAGAAATGTACTTGGGTGATCAACCACGACAAATCGACGTCTGGGGACGTTCCAATCGATTGCAAGAATCCCCCGGTCGCGAACATCCGGTGCATCGCTTTGTCATTGGCAAGACACCGACGTTCTTGGTCGACATCGATCCCACACTGATCGCCTTCCGCATGTCGGTGGCATTGCAGCCCGCACAACTCGACAGCCTGCTGGGCATCAGCCAGCCGATCGTGGTCAGCTATTCCAACCCGACCGATGTCAGCTTGCTGGGCACGTTACGGATGATCGGCCCGGATTCATGGCAGGTTCAATCGCCGCTGCGTCCGTGGGAAATTTTGCCGCATAAAGGCGCCCGCGAGGTGTTCAATGTCATCTTGGAAAACGACACCACCGTCGGCGATTACGAGATCCCCATTCGGTTCCAATTCCAAACCACGCCGCCACGTTCCATCACCGTATACCGTGACATCCACATCGGTCCCGAAGGCTTGGAATTGCAGGCGACCACGCGGATGGTCGGGTCGGAAATGCTAGTCCAGTTGGAATTGACCAATTCGGGACCGCGAACCCGCACGTATCAGTTCATCCTGTTTCCGCGAAACGGACGCCAAGACAAACGTCTGATCTTGAGCGTCCAACCAGGCAAGACCGTGAAGCGTTTCTTTGGACTTGAAGACGGCGAAGAACTGGTGGGTCAAACAATGTGGCTTCGCGCGATCGAACAAGATTCCGATCGCGTGCTGAACTACACAATCACTGGCACGCGTTAAGACGGGTTCAGACAACGCGGTTCGCTGCCGCAACAAAAATCAACGTCTAGTCGTCCGAATCGTTCCGCCAGAGGTGCGACTGGCCGATCAAACCTTCCAGGTCGGCAAAGTAATTCGGATAGGTCTTTGCGGTGCAGGCGGGGTTTTCAATCTGGATGCCAGGAATCCGCAGTCCGACCAAAGCCAGACTCATCGCCATCCGGTGATCGTGATACGTGGCCAAGCGGATCGGCGGCGCGTCCTCGCTGCGGCAAACCTGCGTTTCAGTTAGGGGGTGAATCGTCATGCCGTCATCATGTTCTTCGACGGTCGCGCCCAGCTTTCGAAGTTCGCACGCCAAATCGCCAATCCGGTCGGTTTCTTTGAACCGGTTGTGCGCCACGCCTCGCACGCGGGTCGGCCCGTCGGCAAACAGGGCGACAACGGCAAGCGTTTGAACGGTGTCGCTGATTGCATTCATGTCGACATCGATGCCGGTCAGTCGTTGGCCGGGCGGGACACCTTGGACCGTCAGGTGGCCGTCGGACTTTTCAACAGCACAGCCCATCTTGGCCAAGACATCAACCAAGCCGACGTCGCCCTGCAACGCATCCGGTGACAATCCTTGCACCGTGACTTTGCCGCCCGTGATTGCCGCCGTGGCCCAAAAATAACTGGCGGCCGACGCATCGGGTTCGATGTCATAGTCGACCGGTCGGTAGGCAACCGGTTCGATGACGACTTTCAGCGCCGCATCGCCCGATTCGGCTTGCGAATCCTGCAGATGCACCACCGCACCAAAGTCCGCCATCACTTTGGCCGTCATGTCGACGTAGGGCCGCGATACCAATTCGCCAGACACTTCGATAACGGTGGGCTGGCCGGACGCGGCGATGGGTCCGGCCATCATCAATCCACTCAGGTACTGGCTACTGACGCTGCCACGGACTTTCAATTGGTGGCCATTCCATCCGCGGCCTTCCATGCAAACCGGCGGGCACCCGCCATCGGATTCGGTCACGATGCGGCCGTCGATGACCGATGCGATGGCGTCCGTCAAATCGCCGATCGGTCTCTGGTGCATCCGCGGCACGCCCGACAGACGATAGTCACCGCCGGCGGCCGACAGCGCGGCGGTCAGAAAGCGGATCGTCGTCCCGCTGTTGGCGATGAACAGTTCGGCCGGCCCGTCGCCTTTGGCGGATGCATTGGAATCGCCAAGACGTCCGCCAACGGTGATCTCCGTACCGTCGCCGGAAACGTCGATGTCCCAACCGACTTGGCGAAGCGCCGCGACCATGACCTCGGTGTCTTCGCTTCGCAAAGCGCCATGCAACACCGCCGGTGATTCGCCAACTGAAAACGCCGCACAGATCAACGCCCGGTTGGTCAAGCTTTTGCTGCCCGGCGGCCGGATCGCCCCGACCACCGGTGGCGATGGCCGCACCTCCACGGTGCAATTCGTCGACGCGTGATCGATCGACGACTTTTCCGCGGCGGAGTCGTCGGAGTGTTGCGAACCGGAGGGGGCAGATTCAGATCTTGTCATCAGTCGACGGCTGTGTGTCGTGCCGCCGAAGCGGACGCCGAAAAACGCGTCGGATCAGTGAGGACAATTAAAGACCAAAATCAAACGGCCACCGACGCGTCATGGTCCGGAATGATCAGGGCCCCCACGATCATCAACGCCAGCGTGCTCATGTGAAAAATCCATGCGTCGTCGCAAACGATGACCGTTCGGAGGGTGACGATCGTAATCACCAACAGGCAGGCGAAAAACCGCCGTTGTGCCTTTGCCAACGACTCTCCGCTGGCCAATTTCGCACTCAACAGCGTGGAAACCCCGATCACAGGCATCGCCATCGTGCTAAGCACTGACGCCATCAACGTGGAATCCAGCAATAAATTGGTTGCCAACGACAGTGATCCGCAGACCGTTTCGAACAGCATGGGCGAAAATCCTTTTTCGCGACATGAACAGAAGATAAGCCAAAGGCGTTGTCGCAAGTCCCCCCGGATCGGCGAAACATCGACTTGAGTGATTTTGCAAAATTTTCCGGAATTTCCTCAAGATCGCTTCATCCGTCAAATTCGACGCAATCGTCACAGTTTGACTCAGGCGACGGCACCACGGCGGTCGATCAAACCCGACAAGCCGCCGATGCACCGCGTTGCCGGCCCGTTCCGAGCATCACGCACCCGAATTCGGCACCTCCCCCAAACGCCTCCGTCGACCGCCATGTTCACCCGACCAGATCGACCGATTCCAACGATCATCCGTCGTCCCCGACCGGCACAGGGCCCATCACGCGGCATCACCACAGCAACGCCGCCGCGTGCGGTCCGCCGTGCAAAGTGGCTGGCGATTGCCTTGGCCGCGACCACCCTGACGGGATGCAGACTGTGTTCGACCTGTGAAATGGAAGACTACTCGGCATACGGCGGCATCTGGGAACGAACACAACGCGACAGCGGGCGGGTGGGCAGCCTGTTCGATCCTGCGGGCGTTCGTGGTGCCAGCCTGGCCAGCAAATCGGACCCGCCGTCGGCCGCCGAACTGGAACGACGTCGACAGCAATCTTTTGCCGAACCCGAATCCGGCGGCGATGGATCATCCGGCGATATCGACAACGGATCGCAAGGTGACGCCCCGCCAAGCAACGGGGACAGCCCGGATGTCGACGCTGCACCCAAGCCCGACTTGGAAGAACTGAAACTGGAAGACATCGACGTCACGATGAAGCCGCTGGAGTTCCCGCGTCTGCACTGACCGATTCGATCCTGGTTGGCGGGACGCCAGAAAACGACGGTCCCGCCTGAATCGGGCTAGTCCGGTTGGGCATCAGCCCAGCGACGCAAACAATCCGCCGTCGCGCCCCGGCCGTCGGCCATGATTTGTTCCGGTGTCCCGGTGGCAACCACTTGGCCACCGTTTTCCGCCGCGCCCGGCCCCAAATCGATCAGATAGTCGGCCGCCCGCATCATCAGCGGATGGTGTTCGACGACGATCATCGAATGTCCGTCGGCGATCAAGGCGTCAAAACAGTCCACCAACCGGACGATGTCCGCAAAATGCAATCCGGTGGTCGGTTCGTCCATGATGAACAACGTCTTGCGTTTCGTCTGGCTGGCCAAAAACGCGGCCAGCTTCAACCGCTGACCTTCGCCACTGGAAAGCGTCGTCGCCCCTTGGCCAAGCGTGACATAGTCCAACCCGACGTCGATCATGCGTTTCAAACGCGATTGGACTTTGGCGTGTCCGCGAAAAAAGTGGTACGCCTGGTTGACCGTCATCGCCAACACATCGGCGATGCTGCGATCGCGATAATGGGCCTGCAGAATCTCGGGACGGAATCGTGTCCCGCGGCATTCGGGACACTGCATGCTGACGTCCGCCAAGAACTGCATGTCGACTTCTAAGACGCCCGCACCTTCACAGCGTGGGCATTGGCCTTTGCTGCTGTTGAAGCTGAAGTGCCCCGGGGTCAGGTTCATCGTTTTGGCTTGGACGGTTTCCGCAAAGACCTTGCGAATCGGATCAAACGCTTTGACAAAGGTCACCGGACAACTGCGGGCGCTGCGGCTGATCGGTGACTGATCGACCAACAGACAATCATTCAGCCCGACCAAGCCCCCGATCGATTCCAACGGCAAGACATCACCGGATCGATCGACCGCTCGTGTCCCCAAGGCCGCGCACACTGCCGGATACAACGTGTCGTGCACCAGCGAACTTTTGCCGCTGCCCGAAACACCGGTGACCAGACACATCACGCCCCGCGGAATGTCGACATCGATGGATTGCAAGTTGTGTCCATCGGCACCGCGGATTTGGATCCATCCGGTCGGTTTTCGCGGTGTGCGGTGCGTCAACGTCCTGCCGGATTCGCGACGCAGATATCCCGCGGTGATCGATTGACGGCTGCGCAGCAGTTGTTTGGGGGTCCCGTCAAAGACGACTTCGCCACCGCCGACGCCCGCTTCCGGACCGATTTCGATCACGCGATCGGCCAAACGTATCAGCGTTTCATCGTGTTCAACGACGACCACGGTGTTGCCGCGATTCTGCAACCGGACGATGGATTCGACCAATTGGTCCACGTCGGCCGGATGCAACCCCGCGGTCGGTTCGTCCAGAACATACAGCATGTTGATCAGGTCGCTGCCCAACGCGCCGGTCAACGCCACCCGCTGAGTTTCGCCTCCGGATAAAGTCCGCAGCGTCCGGTCCAACTGCAAGTAGCCCAGACCCACCGAGTCCAAGAACTGCAAGCGGCGGGTGATCTGATGCACCGGCTCCGATGCAATGTCTTGTTTGGTTCCTTGCCATTGCATTGCGTTCAAGAAATCACCGACATGCGATGCCGACATGGCCATCACATCGGCAATTGATTGGTCACCGATTCGGTAAGCCAACACTTCGTCGCGCAGCCGTTTCCCGTGACAATCCGGACAGGTCCGATAGCTGCGATAGCGTGAAGCAAAAATGCGGATGTGCATTTTGTACTTTTTGCGATCCAACCAAGCAAAGAATCCGTCCAGCCCGCCAAAGTCGCGTTCGGGTACACCGCCGATGATCCACTTCAGATGCTTCTTCTTCAGCTTTTTGAACGGAACATCCACCGGGATGTCATAGTCGTCGGCCAAAGCCAACAGCTCATCCAACTCGTGACGATAAGACGGCGTATTCCACGGTGCGATCGCGCCTTCGGCGATCGACTTGTCACGATCCGGGACCACCAAGTCCATATCCACGTCGACGACATCGCCGAAGCCTTCGCAGGTCGGGCAGGCCCCCAGCGGATGATTGAAATTGAACAACCGTGGTACGGGATCAGGAAAATCAATGTCACAGGATTCGCAGCGTCGCGACCGGCTGATCACTCGCCGTTGAAACGACCGCCCGTCCACTTCCATCACCGATGCGGACCAGGGTTCGGCGTTGAAATCATCCGGCGTTTGCGCCAACACGACGGCTTTGCCATAGCCTTCGGTCATCGCGGTTTCCAGCGATTCGGTCAGCCGGCTGAGATCATCACGGCCGGAAACACGGTCGACCACCACGATCGCTTCGGTTCCACCACGCCCCACTTTGGCCGCCATCGGACGTCGGTCTTCGTCAGACAGCCGGAACGTCTGGCCTCCGATGATCAGCCGGACATAACCTTCCTGCTGCAATCCCAACAGGATCTCCGATGCGTCCTTGCGATTGGGTAGATGCACCGGGAACCCGATCACCGAACGAGTCGAATCGCCCAGCGACCGCATTTGCGCGGCTACCGTTTCCGGATCGTCGGCCACCACCGGCTTGCCACAGGACGGGCAAATCAGATCGGCGGCCTTGGCGAACAACAACCGCAAGTGATCGGCAATGTCGGTGGCGGTGGCGACGGTGCTGCGGTTCGTCTTGGTGGTGCCTTTGCGTGTGACCGCCAAAGCCGGTGGGATACCGGTGATTTGATCACAGTCGGGCTTGTCCAAACGTTCCAGATACTGCCGCGCGTATGCGGAAAAACTTTCGATGTAACACCGCTGGCCTTCGGCATACAAAGTGTCCAGGGCCAGCGACGTCTTCCCGCTGCCCGACAGCCCACACACGGCCACCAGCGCACCGTGCGGAATGTCCACATCGATATTCTTCAGGTTGTGAACGCGGCATCCCCGCACCCCGATGACAGATCCAGCCAAACGAATTTCCCGTGTCGTCGATCGTTCGCGTCAAAAAGACATTTCTTGCGGCCATCGGTGGCGATTGTTCGCCGACCGGCAAAGGTCCGCAATTGTGGCGGCATTGTTTCGGGTCAACAATGGTCGACCTGACCGGCCGCGATCCCGCGGTGAACCATCCCGCTGAAACGAACCACCGATCGCCCACTCGATCCCTTTTGCCGTTGCCCCCCGGCCGGCGTGTACCACGAGCCCATCGCATGAGCACCAGCGAACCCCGCGTTTCATCATCCGATGCCGACACCCCCGCCGGTGTCCGCACCGACCGCCTAGCGCCGACGCCACGGCTGTCCAGTCGCGGTCTGTCGATTGCGTTGTTGATGACCTGCCTGTTGCCGCTTTGTGGGCTCAGCCTGTACGCCGTTTTGTTCGGCCGGGCGGCACAGCACACGCTGGATGTCGACGTCCAACTGGACCGTCGCGCGGTTCCCGCCGTGGGCGGCGGCGGTGCGTTTTTGACCGAAGTGGTTGTGATCGAAAACCAGTCGGATCAGGATATCCCCAACCTGACGGTCGATTTAAACGGACAGTATTTCCTGTACCAAGACGCACCACTGTCGCAGGGCGACACGCTGGTCGTGCCGCAAAACATCT is from Crateriforma conspicua and encodes:
- a CDS encoding Gfo/Idh/MocA family protein yields the protein MVHSSVSADSPSGDIGVAVCGVNGRGGSHLAAFMKEPRTVVNVIVDIDEAVGQKRASEVERQQGKRPVVISDVREAVQRDDVKVVSCATPNHWHALIGVLAMQNGKDVYLEKPISHNVQEGSALVAAAKKYGRMLQTGTQCRSSTACQDAVEFIRSGGIGEVKFARGLCYKRRKSIGALGDYEIPEQVDFDLWSGPATLTDPKLTRQRFHYDWHWQRHYGNGDLGNQGPHQTDIARWGLGVDVQPNSILTYGGRLGYQAERNDPSYVDAGDTGNTEVSIYDYGDKCIVFETRGLSVDNSADDEINKLFGFSKGNKIGVIFYGSEGYLAQTSYGSCEAFDKNMNSIKKFGHQSKYGDGFNLNDDHFMNFLDAVQTRDASVLHADANTGHLSASVSHLGNISYYLGEDNKVSPDELKQQLASVKSLDDNIETANRTLKHLTDNGVDLDKYPVSLGPLLKFDPETEKFLNNDQANELLTRQYRDGFEVPAPADV
- the zwf gene encoding glucose-6-phosphate dehydrogenase — encoded protein: MTDTIVIFGASGDLTSRKLIPALYSMFAKKRLAKTTRIVGVSRSKFEHQQWRDSLRETTAKFSPKLFDAETWDQFSQHVFYQPGDIKSAEDFTALAGFLSEIEDTPADGRLYYLSTMPQLYEEAIRQLGAAGLADDSDGYRRVIIEKPFGTDLKSARKLNESIHQVFREDQIYRIDHYLGKETVQNIFAMRFGNTIFEPLWNRNYVDHVQITVAEEVVIGRRAGYYDTSGILRDMFQNHLLQLMMITAMEPPAKYDSTMNRDEKVKVLHSIRPMTGGDFANHTVRGQYDGYLDEEGVPANSQTETFAALKLYCDTWRWKNVPFYLRSGKGLSCRTTQIVIQFRQVPHMLFGEVGKSPDRNRLVIQVQPAEGIQIHFQTKVPDAGMKTRTSTLDFNFCRNGGSMPDAYQRLLMDAISGDASLFARSDEVELAWGIIDPIIEAWRSPAAPPLFRYPAGFWGPTESTDWMARQKREWFDVCPVIG
- a CDS encoding sugar phosphate isomerase/epimerase family protein; translated protein: MAELKLAVRLDAIPIDTRRPGGLKKALIAAAALRVDAVELCARQTVRPSELSDTGVRQLRKMLDDLNLRVAAIRFQTRRGYDNPSDLERRVDATKQALSFAYRLGAPVVVNQIGRVQPMPQTDGDEETPQPLSPEMQQLQLVLDDLGRYGARVGAVLAAETGSESGPDLESMLRLSDQAFIAAALNPGQLIINRFDVDEAIAALGNRIHLVCAVDGVLDFAAGRGLMVPLGQGTADFPNLLGRLEDLPYRGPFVVGRADMPDESAMAEMADGISYLRSL
- the yidD gene encoding membrane protein insertion efficiency factor YidD, with amino-acid sequence MLQRLAIAAVRMYQTTISPLIGASCRYTPTCSEYTVQAIQKYGLCRGIWKGVCRIARCHPFSRGGYDPP